A genomic region of Nymphaea colorata isolate Beijing-Zhang1983 chromosome 2, ASM883128v2, whole genome shotgun sequence contains the following coding sequences:
- the LOC116248233 gene encoding protein APEM9 isoform X1 yields the protein MNFPVNWEEIELSEGYLVSCMFEEAASLSYSTLKRLCNCKFDESVDKDMVEDMIECSGMVLLQAYKELGRTQSILKELETLFGSIISVPVPLLLTGVCFLMSEKCLSGLQEILEEFLSSWNYVEQKSCYILRTVDKQQLSFEGHICSSLPVEKYVEVTKVYVVSLLGVVLDNYELANVQLTKADLPEEERQALLEQLQCACVRTNSNSNSLLDLEKPQSVGRSDLAVSNTNTSPCEDRCTRTIETISHDVKLEGARSPYPGLGSLFKAFRSFFLFFRAITLKLGSAHLVISHGRVMLVGAFTFAVLYIVQKKGDTFKRFAARQISGIKNAVLDAWRLAFSMQVNPLAAIQPPLVVTHGQR from the exons ATGAATTTCCCCGTAAATTGGGAAGAAATCGAACTTTCCGAAGG TTATCTTGTTTCCTGTATGTTTGAGGAGGCTGCATCTCTATCTTATTCTACACTGAAACGTCTTTGTAATTGCAAATTTGACGAATCGGTGGATAAAGATATGGTGGAAGATATGATAGAGTGTTCAGGGATGGTATTGCTCCAAGCTTACAAGGAGTTGGGGAG GACACAAAGTATTTTGAAGGAGCTAGAAACTCTCTTTGGTTCAATTATTTCTGTACCAGTGCCACTTTTACTGACTGG GGTTTGCTTTCTAATGTCTGAAAAATGCTTGTCTGGTCTTCAAGAAATTTTGGAGGAGTTCCTCAGCAGCTGGAACTATGTAGAACAGAAATCGTGTTATATCCTTAGGACTGTGGATAAGCAGCAACTATCATTTGAAGGGCATATCTGTTCTTCCTTGCCAGTGGAGAAGTACGTGGAAGTTACAAAAGTCTATGTTGTCTCTCTCCTTGGGGTTGTTTTGGACAATTATGAACTTGCTAATGTTCAGTTGACAAAAGCCGATTTGCCAGAAGAGGAAAGGCAG GCACTATTGGAGCAGTTGCAGTGTGCATGTGTTCGgacaaattcaaattcaaactcgTTACTGGACCTTGAAAAGCCTCAATCAGTAGGAAGGAGTGACCTTGCTGTTTCGAACACAAACACTTCACCTTGTGAAGACAGATGTACAAGAACTATTGAAACCATTAGTCATGATGTCAAATTGGAAGGAGCAAGGTCTCCTTACCCCGGTTTAGGGAGCTTATTCAAGGCATTCCgctcttttttcttgttcttccgTGCAATTACCTTAAAGCTGGGAAGCGCTCATTTAGTTATCAGTCATGGAAGGGTCATGCTTGTAGGCGCATTCACCTTTGCAGTTCTTTACATTGTTCAAAAGAAAGGGGACACCTTCAAGAG ATTTGCAGCTAGGCAAATATCAGGCATCAAAAATGCTGTTTTGGATGCATGGCGGCTTGCATTTTCCATGCAGGTGAACCCTCTTGCAGCCATTCAACCCCCACTTGTTGTAACCCATGGACAAAGATAG
- the LOC116248233 gene encoding protein APEM9 isoform X3 — MNFPVNWEEIELSEGTQSILKELETLFGSIISVPVPLLLTGVCFLMSEKCLSGLQEILEEFLSSWNYVEQKSCYILRTVDKQQLSFEGHICSSLPVEKYVEVTKVYVVSLLGVVLDNYELANVQLTKADLPEEERQALLEQLQCACVRTNSNSNSLLDLEKPQSVGRSDLAVSNTNTSPCEDRCTRTIETISHDVKLEGARSPYPGLGSLFKAFRSFFLFFRAITLKLGSAHLVISHGRVMLVGAFTFAVLYIVQKKGDTFKRFAARQISGIKNAVLDAWRLAFSMQVNPLAAIQPPLVVTHGQR, encoded by the exons ATGAATTTCCCCGTAAATTGGGAAGAAATCGAACTTTCCGAAGG GACACAAAGTATTTTGAAGGAGCTAGAAACTCTCTTTGGTTCAATTATTTCTGTACCAGTGCCACTTTTACTGACTGG GGTTTGCTTTCTAATGTCTGAAAAATGCTTGTCTGGTCTTCAAGAAATTTTGGAGGAGTTCCTCAGCAGCTGGAACTATGTAGAACAGAAATCGTGTTATATCCTTAGGACTGTGGATAAGCAGCAACTATCATTTGAAGGGCATATCTGTTCTTCCTTGCCAGTGGAGAAGTACGTGGAAGTTACAAAAGTCTATGTTGTCTCTCTCCTTGGGGTTGTTTTGGACAATTATGAACTTGCTAATGTTCAGTTGACAAAAGCCGATTTGCCAGAAGAGGAAAGGCAG GCACTATTGGAGCAGTTGCAGTGTGCATGTGTTCGgacaaattcaaattcaaactcgTTACTGGACCTTGAAAAGCCTCAATCAGTAGGAAGGAGTGACCTTGCTGTTTCGAACACAAACACTTCACCTTGTGAAGACAGATGTACAAGAACTATTGAAACCATTAGTCATGATGTCAAATTGGAAGGAGCAAGGTCTCCTTACCCCGGTTTAGGGAGCTTATTCAAGGCATTCCgctcttttttcttgttcttccgTGCAATTACCTTAAAGCTGGGAAGCGCTCATTTAGTTATCAGTCATGGAAGGGTCATGCTTGTAGGCGCATTCACCTTTGCAGTTCTTTACATTGTTCAAAAGAAAGGGGACACCTTCAAGAG ATTTGCAGCTAGGCAAATATCAGGCATCAAAAATGCTGTTTTGGATGCATGGCGGCTTGCATTTTCCATGCAGGTGAACCCTCTTGCAGCCATTCAACCCCCACTTGTTGTAACCCATGGACAAAGATAG
- the LOC116248233 gene encoding protein APEM9 isoform X2: MNFPVNWEEIELSEGYLVSCMFEEAASLSYSTLKRLCNCKFDESVDKDMVEDMIECSGMVLLQAYKELGRVCFLMSEKCLSGLQEILEEFLSSWNYVEQKSCYILRTVDKQQLSFEGHICSSLPVEKYVEVTKVYVVSLLGVVLDNYELANVQLTKADLPEEERQALLEQLQCACVRTNSNSNSLLDLEKPQSVGRSDLAVSNTNTSPCEDRCTRTIETISHDVKLEGARSPYPGLGSLFKAFRSFFLFFRAITLKLGSAHLVISHGRVMLVGAFTFAVLYIVQKKGDTFKRFAARQISGIKNAVLDAWRLAFSMQVNPLAAIQPPLVVTHGQR, encoded by the exons ATGAATTTCCCCGTAAATTGGGAAGAAATCGAACTTTCCGAAGG TTATCTTGTTTCCTGTATGTTTGAGGAGGCTGCATCTCTATCTTATTCTACACTGAAACGTCTTTGTAATTGCAAATTTGACGAATCGGTGGATAAAGATATGGTGGAAGATATGATAGAGTGTTCAGGGATGGTATTGCTCCAAGCTTACAAGGAGTTGGGGAG GGTTTGCTTTCTAATGTCTGAAAAATGCTTGTCTGGTCTTCAAGAAATTTTGGAGGAGTTCCTCAGCAGCTGGAACTATGTAGAACAGAAATCGTGTTATATCCTTAGGACTGTGGATAAGCAGCAACTATCATTTGAAGGGCATATCTGTTCTTCCTTGCCAGTGGAGAAGTACGTGGAAGTTACAAAAGTCTATGTTGTCTCTCTCCTTGGGGTTGTTTTGGACAATTATGAACTTGCTAATGTTCAGTTGACAAAAGCCGATTTGCCAGAAGAGGAAAGGCAG GCACTATTGGAGCAGTTGCAGTGTGCATGTGTTCGgacaaattcaaattcaaactcgTTACTGGACCTTGAAAAGCCTCAATCAGTAGGAAGGAGTGACCTTGCTGTTTCGAACACAAACACTTCACCTTGTGAAGACAGATGTACAAGAACTATTGAAACCATTAGTCATGATGTCAAATTGGAAGGAGCAAGGTCTCCTTACCCCGGTTTAGGGAGCTTATTCAAGGCATTCCgctcttttttcttgttcttccgTGCAATTACCTTAAAGCTGGGAAGCGCTCATTTAGTTATCAGTCATGGAAGGGTCATGCTTGTAGGCGCATTCACCTTTGCAGTTCTTTACATTGTTCAAAAGAAAGGGGACACCTTCAAGAG ATTTGCAGCTAGGCAAATATCAGGCATCAAAAATGCTGTTTTGGATGCATGGCGGCTTGCATTTTCCATGCAGGTGAACCCTCTTGCAGCCATTCAACCCCCACTTGTTGTAACCCATGGACAAAGATAG
- the LOC116248083 gene encoding LOW QUALITY PROTEIN: pollen receptor-like kinase 2 (The sequence of the model RefSeq protein was modified relative to this genomic sequence to represent the inferred CDS: inserted 1 base in 1 codon), whose protein sequence is MLSMLCKPKLSSCTTLGHASMTKISTSFTFQPPTNPLLLCLVHANAHLHAIVIFVIVSVTMCCLFPSADASLESDSKSLMKLKESFVGADALLNWNASQPPCDGDKAAWTGLRCVNGTVTIVQLEGLGLRGLVDVDALAAIPTLRSVSFMNNNLSGAMPNFRQFRALRGXFLSNNQFSGNIPADQFADMWLLKKVWLSQNKFSGPIPASLASSCPRLMELRLEQNQFTGEIPDFGKTKLTMFNVSYNELEGNIPQNLENMNASSFEGNKALCGPPLEAVCPKKTSKKKGLNLIIIIVASAIAIVILVATVGTGLMLFRCGATTQHAHDSPNSSKKVTSVEEGNGGHGSTGKQRGNGGTNNDMKGNEMRELVFLTDDRVPFELQDLLKASAEVLGTGSFGSSYKAMLQDGSTVVVKRYREMNNLGTEEFHEYMKKLGRLSHPNLLPLVAYYYRREEKLLIYDYVPNGSLVYLLHGKHTPAFAPLDWPTRLKIVKGVARALAYLYTELPTLVLPHGHLKSSNILIGEDYEPLLTDYALMPVINTQHAMQFMVAYKSPDCSDGLATKKSDVWSLGVLILEMLTGKVPKVYLKEGRGGTDLPVWVTSMLTEDRAVDIIDEEMWGTRGGEGEILKLLQIALACCEEDVGRRWSMGEALANIEELKESGGEEDDRSTYGTEGEGSQSHSSRGQSGEGFSIYPMEDQV, encoded by the exons ATGCTCAGCATGCTCTGCAAACCTAAATTAAGTTCTTGCACAACCTTGGGCCATGCATCCATGACTAAGATCAGCACCTCCTTCACATTCCAACCTCCCACCAATCCTCTTCTCCTCTGCCTTGTACATGCCAATGCGCACCTCCATGCCATTGTCATCTTTGTCATTGTTTCAGTGACTATGTGTTGTTTGTTTCCTAGTGCAGACGCTTCGCTGGAATCCGATTCCAAATCCTTAATGAAACTCAAAGAATCATTTGTGGGCGCTGATGCTCTTCTGAATTGGAATGCATCACAACCACCTTGTGATGGTGACAAGGCGGCATGGACAGGGCTCAGGTGTGTAAATGGTACTGTTACAATCGTGCAACTTGAAGGACTTGGCCTGAGAGGGTTGGTCGACGTTGACGCGCTTGCTGCCATCCCAACATTACGGTCTGTGAGcttcatgaacaacaatctGTCAGGCGCAATGCCCAACTTCAGGCAATTTCGTGCACTAAGAG ATTTTTTGTCAAACAACCAGTTCTCCGGTAACATACCTGCAGATCAGTTTGCAGACATGTGGTTGTTGAAGAAGGTATGGTTGTCGCAGAACAAGTTTTCTGGGCCAATCCCAGCATCCCTTGCATCCAGCTGTCCACGGCTCATGGAATTGAGGTTAGAGCAGAACCAGTTTACCGGGGAAATACCAGATTTTGGGAAAACCAAGTTGACAATGTTTAATGTGTCTTACAATGAATTAGAAGGAAACATCCCACAGAATCTAGAAAATATGAACGCAAGCTCTTTTGAAG GAAACAAGGCCTTGTGTGGTCCACCATTAGAAGCAGTATGTCCCAAAAAGACATCAAAGAAGAAAGGCCTCAATCTGATCATCATAATTGTAGCATCTGCTATAGCAATTGTTATTCTGGTTGCAACTGTTGGCACCGGCCTTATGTTATTTAGATGCGGGGCTACAACACAACATGCCCACGATTCACCAAACAGCTCAAAGAAGGTGACATCTGTTGAGGAAGGAAATGGAGGTCATGGTTCAACAGGAAAACAACGTGGCAATGGTGGTACCAATAATGACATGAAAGGTAACGAGATGAGGGAGCTTGTTTTCCTGACGGATGACAGAGTACCATTTGAGTTGCAAGATCTGCTAAAAGCATCTGCTGAAGTGCTAGGAACTGGGAGCTTTGGGTCCTCATACAAGGCTATGCTTCAAGATGGTTCTACAGTGGTAGTAAAAAGGTATAGGGAGATGAATAACTTGGGAACGGAAGAGTTTCATGAGTACATGAAGAAGCTTGGTAGATTAAGCCACCCAAATCTGTTGCCATTAGTGGCTTATTACTACAGAAGGGAGGAGAAACTGCTCATCTACGATTATGTTCCAAATGGGAGCCTAGTTTATCTTCTCCATG GTAAGCACACTCCAGCTTTTGCACCGCTTGATTGGCCAACACGTCTGAAGATAGTCAAGGGTGTGGCTAGGGCCCTGGCTTACCTCTACACAGAGCTACCAACTCTAGTCCTTCCGCACGGTCACCTGAAATCTTCCAACATACTCATAGGTGAAGATTATGAACCCCTTCTGACCGACTATGCGCTGATGCCAGTAATCAATACGCAGCACGCGATGCAATTTATGGTGGCCTATAAGTCCCCAGACTGTTCAGATGGTCTTGCAACAAAGAAGTCCGACGTCTGGAGCTTGGGGGTGTTGATTCTGGAGATGCTAACAGGAAAGGTTCCCAAAGTATATCTCAAAGAGGGAAGGGGAGGCACGGACCTGCCTGTTTGGGTGACTTCAATGTTGACGGAGGACCGGGCCGTCGATATCATTGATGAAGAGATGTGGGGGACTAGAGGAGGGGAAGGTGAAATACTGAAGCTACTACAGATTGCGCTGGCATGTTGTGAGGAGGATGTTGGGAGGAGATGGAGCATGGGAGAAGCACTAGCCAACATAGAGGAGCTGAAGGAGAGCGGAGGTGAAGAAGATGACAGATCAACGTATGGTACGGAAGGGGAGGGGAGTCAGTCGCACTCATCTAGAGGACAGAGTGGCGAAGGATTCTCCATCTACCCGATGGAAGATCAAGTGTAA